In Anolis sagrei isolate rAnoSag1 chromosome 5, rAnoSag1.mat, whole genome shotgun sequence, the DNA window GCCCTTTGATGACTATCTCTGATTTAGTAACTGGAACACCAAGGTAGCGTTTTTATAGTTTTCAATAGTCTCTCCTAATTTCAAGCTTATATTCTTTACATGATATTTTCAACCcctgtattcatggattcaactatccaaggcttgaaaatattttttaaacaattccaaaaaggaaagttttattttgtcattttatataaaggatgccATCTTAAACATCCATGGGTTTTAGTATCCATGcagggtcctggaatcaaaccacaAGCAGGTATACTATTTGGTTCTGAAGTCTTACCTAAGGAATAATATCCAACTACTTTCTGATTAAAACAGGCGTGGGTCTATACCTAGATGCATATCTAACTGCTAATCTTATATATGCAGGTTTTTAAGACAATATGTTTTGCCTAAAACAGGCAAAACCGAGGAAGCTCTTTATAATTCATGTGTTTCTTATAGACCAAGTTCTTATAACTCTATTTATAAGAGGGAAAAATAGGGAAAGGGTAATTTGAATAAGTAATTATTTTCTGAATgaactttattttttaatgtatcaAACATGATAATTGTATGCCAAACCAAAACATTTGATGTTTCGAAACTGACAAAGTAACTTTTATTCTGTACAGgatgctatttttttcttttttttccaatttgtcCTAAAATTTTCatatccccaccccacccccagccaCAAAATCAGAAAATAGTTTTCTTCCATGGCttcaacatttaaaaaatgacattCTACTTACAAGATTCACAATGGAGAAGGGTCACCATTATTTCTCTGTCACTGCCAGCTGTGCAAAACACTTGCATTCTTGAAATACTGCCAACactgacacacacatactcatGAGTTATAATTGCCTACACCTCCTCCCTTTCTGTTTAACTTTTCTGTTTCTggggtttgtttatttgtttgtttacaagttCACACTTTCATGATCTACTGTCTCCACTGTCTCAGGCTGCAAATGTATACAGTTTGGAACTTCAGCCATGTCTTTCAGTTCCGCTGCTCCGTTCTCCTCTCTTGCTTCTTTCTCTTTGATTTCACTTGTTTGGTTCCGGTGTTGTTTACGTAAAATAAGGAGTATAAATATACAAGGGATGTATGAGACTCCACGGAGAACTGCTGGAACACCCAGGTAGAGCCATCTGGAATAcaatttaaactgcattaatatattattactgttatttggCAGGCAAATACAGACTCCTTTGCACCCATGTTGTTTCTCCGCTATAGTAGCATTTACATTTGgatctccacatttgcaggtttaactttagtggatttgattaatatggtcgcTCTAAGACTCTCTAGGTCCCCCAGTATGACTTTATGTTCAAGTTGGCCATAAAGATGCGCAGGAGAAAAAGTTGTCTATCAGGCAAATAAAATAATGGagttttcaaatttatttattggtTTCCCATTTTCACGGAGCTCCTGTGCCCCTATTGCAGTGAACATGGAGGTTTGACTGCATATATAGCATGCATATCCACAAAAGGCATTGTTATCTCTATGATGTGCCAGAATATAGCCTTCACCATCCTCAATAGCAGGGAAAATAGATGGTCTGGTCCCTAAATCAGGAAGACAGCCATAAGAATACAGTTGAGATGAGAAAAGCGCATTGTGTTTTGTAATCTCCTTATCTATTTTGTTTAAAGTCTCTCCCCAACTCTACCCCCCTCAAAACCTcccatttcctttattttcctcgtTCCCTCAATTTTTCCTACACAGTATGTGggggaaaatgttttggattatttATGGGAGTATGTGTGGGGGTCTCTTGGGGGTCTCCAAGATCTCTCAGTGGTATAATGCAGCCACCTGGGTTTCCCACCTTTGATCTAgatccaactttttaaaaaatgacaaagcAGAGATCAAATGGCCATACCTGTATCTGTCAGTATCATACATCCGGCAAGCTCCTTCACCACCACACTTCTTTGTTCCCCATTTCAAACATGCACTGTCAATCATGGCTCCAAAATAAATAGGTGATGGGATTCCAGCTACATGTGATACAGCCAGGAGACATAAAGTTAGTAATCATTACACCTGGGTGATTTTTATAACTGACCTATCCATTCAGCCACTGGAGAGGATCAACTCAATACTTATAACCCCCTTTTATGAACCCATTATgcttttcaggggggggggggtcttaaaatatttttgcatgtAAATCTGtacccaaatacccccatgcatatgggatatattgagcatggtgaccagatcatgatatgaataaacataacagtttaaataatgtactagtaaggccttctcatgggccatcatgataatttgggggggggggctcaagcccctcaagccccccccccccccccggctacatgcctgtgcccAGGGATTCCTGTGTGAGATTCCTCTCATGTCTCtgaatgggaagctagagctgagacaggagctcaccccactagctggattcaaactgccaacctgttGGTTGGcagacctgctggcacaagagtttaacccattgtgccaccggggtctacttggattttggattttaaatgcatatacaggcagtcctcaagttacgaacaagacaggttctttgggtttgttcttaagttgaatttgtatgataGCCTGAACAGAAACATTTTTAAGCATAACTCCAAGATAGGGAAAGCTTAACACCcctgtgctgtttgttttgctgtctgtgcccctgttcagaaaacttCACCTCACTCTCTAAGagacatggaaagagcctccttgaagactgagtaaatatagTTGGGTGTCCCCTGGTCAACATTTCTTGTAAACAACTAAACTTTTCAacacaaaagcattgctttatatgcaatgcttttgacatgaaataatagtaataaccacACTTTCTGCCACTGTGAGGATAGGATTTTAAAACCTTTGGCTTgtcaaaacaaggattggtggtaaagcttcagatgagacaccttttccccatgataactccttcAGAAGTGAAATACTCTTTCGacaggtagatttctctcacttcctgttgtctcactcctgctcttaactatgagtcatttgtaaatctgatatttgtaactcagggactgcctgtacatatttatttatatttatttacagtttttatattccgtccttctcaccccgcaggggactcagggcggattacagtgtacacatatatggcaattggcaaacattcaatgccaattttgacatacaacatatacagacatacacagaggctatttaactttttctggccgccaggggagctatcactttcatcgtccatctgtgacactgatgaagtacttccgtatGCCCCACGTGCTATTTGcaggagtgcttgctggagtctttttttttttatggcctcataaattagttaatttagcttccctacactttaaggtggtacctaattttcctacttgacagatgcaactgtcttttgggttgcaaaggtcgacaacaggctacacaattggttggaaacccactccaacccgggctggcttcaaactcatgaccttttggtcagagtgatcttaatgcagctgacactcagccagctgcgccacaatcccggtgcttacataataagatatcttggagacaagactcaagtctaaacatggaattcatttatgtttcacctAAAACTGTTTTATACAAAATTGACACAAATTTGTATCCATTGAActgtcagccacccatgtggacaatttcagattttggaaagcTTCACATTTctgaattctggataagagacatgcttatttatttaaaggTTGCCAGGAATACATAGTCAAAGGACTTCTGACAAATCGTCATGCAGGCTCCAAAGAAAGAGAGTCCCTACTTGCCTAGAAAGGAATGTAAGTTGTCTTACCAAAAGTTCTTTCTGCCATGGAATGGAGGCCTACACCAAATGACTTCTCCTCAGGCTTTAGTGACCTgcacaaaaacaacagcattttACAATAAATCACTAAACAAGACGTTATAATGTGTGAAATATTTGCTATGGTAGGCTTATTGTTCTCAAAGTCTCTCCAATTAGGACAATTTACTCTCATGCTCAATTATGTTCCATTATCTTTAACTGGAAGAGATTTCATCAACATCTGTGCATGGGCATGGCTTTACATTGTCTTGAATGATTATAGTTACTTTAACTTACCAGAGTCTTTTGTACACTTTCAGtcagttttaattattgttaccATGCTTGAATAGTTTCCCCATTCAAGAGTTGGTTTAATGGTTTTACTCTAGATGGGATTAACAGTAGGATTCCGGCAAATTTTTTGGAGTTGAAAATTGCACTGAAATATTCACAGAAAGTGCAAAATCTCATGTACTTTTGCGTTCCAATCATATACATTAATTGGAAAGATGCAATACCTTAATAAGACCATGTAGCCTGGCATAGCTCCAAAGGAGTAAATCAAGCAGCAGACCAAAGATAAAATTAAATAGTAGAGCAGCATTGTGCTGCAGTTCTCCCCTCTGTCACATTGGCCTGGCACTGCTGAGCCGCTTCCATACTGAAATCCTGGGGTTGAAATGCAGGAGCAGTTTGTAAGGACCTGTCCATTGGGAAACAGTGAAAGATACAAGGGGAAAATATCATGCCCAAGATCCTACATCATATTTGTGTGGCATAAGTCAACACCTACATAGTTGCACCACACCGAACTTCGACTAGATATTGACTTTATGCAATTGATTGTCTGCCTACCTACTCTCCCACTGTGCCATAGGGAATGCACTGTGGTTACTCCATTGAATGAAGTGATACAGTGAAAGCATCTATAGGTAGCTACACATCAGTACACATCATGGTACCACTCCAAGAGAAAGACAAaatgtatatgaaataaataattgaattAAATTAATTTCCAAGACTAGAATACTCTTAGCTTGTCTCAGCTAGAGTGGAACCATTGCATGCATTGCTTGATGTTACATCAACACGAAACTACATCAGATTGATTCAATGACTCTACTCTAGATCAGGGTTAACAATAGGATTTGAGTGCATCCATGTCTGCATCTCTAATGGCTAAACTTGGGAAAATGTGCTTAAGCTACTGAGTATATATATTGCACAATGGTCCAAAATATGCAATAGAATGTAAACATGTGTAAGACGCCAACAGAAAACAGGACTGTTTCAGTAGATTTTTGAAGGATACATAGATTTCTATATATTTAAAACGTGTTGAAGTATTGCTTAGGAAATGGTAACTCCTGCCCCTTGAATGcactcacaacaactcagaatTCCTCAAACTCTGGCCATGTTTACACAGACCAGCTAAAGTGGATTCACCTTTCAGCTGCTGAAGGGAATCCATATGACTGCCGGATTCTCTGCTGAAGTGTGCCATATTCAATCATTAATCcagggagaggcccttctcttgctcctgccCTCGTCACACgtgtgacttgtggggatgagggagagggccttctttgcggtggccccttggctctggaactcgctccccatagatattaggcaagcccccaccctggcagtctttaggaagagcttgaaaacttggctgttccagtgtgccttcactgaatgaatgaacaatattTTCTTGACCTGACCAATTCCTTCAAATGCCcttggaagcactttattttacctgtcAGTACAATCAAACCCTATTTTACCCTCCGGACCCCATGTCCAGATACATTACGTTGCCGTCTCAtccttgttttttaattttttaatctattatgccttggactgcgagaagatccaaccagtccatcctccaggaaataaagcccggctgctcattggagggaagtatactagagacaaagttgaagtactttggtcacatcataaggagacagcaaagcctagagaagacaatgatgctggggaaagtggaagacaaaaggaagaggggccgaccaagggcaagagggatggatggcatccttgaagtgactggactgaccttgaaggatttgggagtggtgacggccgacagggagctctggcgtgggctggtccaggaggtcacaaagagtcggagatgactgaacgaatgaacaatctATTACattggccctgcccacagtgattgatttctgtgttttaaacattgtgattttatgttgttgatgtgttatttataatggtttttgtattgtatttttattttcttacattttattgctgtattctttttatacttatgtataattttgctggacttggcctcatgtaaactgccccgagtccccttggggagatggtggcggggtataaataaagatgatgatgatgatgatgatgatgatgatgatgatgattattattattatatagactcTTCATCTGTGAGATAAATTTAATCTGCCCAAAAAGTTTGCCGTACCTCATATTTGCCAGTTCCATTTGATACTTTGCATCCAGCAAGACAGGCTGAAACATATGCTATTCCATTCTCTCCACAAACGGGATCCCACTGCTTAGTTGAACAGCCACAGTCTCGGTTACAGTCAGCATATAGATTTGTTTCCCCATATGAGAGTTGATCTATCCTGAAAGATAttccacaaaataaaatataaacatgaaaGCAGAGCAAAGTGCCTTGTTCAAAAATGAGAGTTTAGTGACTACTGTTAGTCTATAGTAGGTGAAAGGTCTTTGCCTGATATTGAAATGCCAGAGAGCAATTCTACGAGGACAGGATAACCTATACTCACCCTGAAGTGACTTCTGGTGGTCCCCATGATGTTCTACTATTTCTAGTCAGTATTGTGGGATATCATGGGTTAAGCCAGGTTTCCCCCACTTTGGGCAAAGTCAGGGGAAGCTCTGGAGTTGAAGATGGATTGTGCCCATGTCAATGCTGTCATCACTATCAAACAGCCACACAGCTCTATGTGAGTTTCCGGCCATTGTGAGCGCCCTGTTTACCAACTAGGAAGAAAGAGGGCAGAGCTGACCCAACCTTCTTAGTGGTCACATGAGTATCTCTGCTGATATCAGAATGGAGaatatacggctccggcccagcatacctgtccaaacgcatctccttctacgttccaccttggagtttaagatcttctggggaggctctgctctcggccccatctttatcacaagtgagattggtggggacgaggagcagggccttctcggtggtggtccctcacctgtggaattcacttcccggggaaattagatcatcaacatccctcctctcttttagaaggaaactaaaaacatggatatgggaccaggcctttgggtaatctggcagatagacaaagaatttgacaatgtggaatgaatttacggattctgagctggcgaacgttggacatgagattggtttttattgattgtgatgtataacttgattgttttaatggtttataattgctgttgatacatgttttatcttattgtctgttgttggcatcaaattgtgccttttgtaagccaccctgagtcctccccccctctcgggggttgagaagggcggggtagaaatgcacgaaataaataaataaataaataaatggccaggAGCTTATGTGTCCGTATCCTTCTGGGTGACTAAGGTTGACAACAGAGTGAGGTAATGGTTCACCTGAGCTGATGAGTCCTGTCTGCTTCCCCCCACACCCCATCATGCAAGGGAATACATGTATTTCCTGTTAAGTGGGGGTGCATTAATACTGATATGCTGAAATGTAAGTATCTGCATACATgcaccttcttttttaaaaaaaatcaaccaagGAAAGAATCACTACCTGACAGGAACGATCATCTCCCACTAATTAAAGCCACTCACCACTAATTCCTTTCCACACCTTTACATCAAAGTGATGCCACCTGGAGGGCCTGAGTTTTCTGAAAAACTGTGTGGTAAAAGGCAATTTTTGTTCTGGATTAAAGCCCAAACAACTACATTCCAAGCCAAAAGTCAAGAAGGTCACATTTCAGtgagtatgattttttttcctacagtGCAAACAAGCTCTTTCcacttgttttgtattatttatgtatGAGTGCAAGTGCACTCATTGCTCTTCAACATATACACCTATGACCTCATCCGACAAAGGGAATTTGGCATTCTAGGACACTTTCACCCTGTCTTAGGAATGGAACCCCATGTTGGACATCAGatgatgttgtgtgacttccTGTAGAGGACCCACCCCAactggggtagaaatgttgttgaatgctttccccagaacatgggaagcttcctgtgttgtgctgactCCAATGGAGCAATCACGGGGCTTTGCCAGGAGGGcgatgctttccccatgtgattcGTCCCACTGCCCTCTTTTCTTGGTGAGACCAGGTGAAGTGGGACGTTTCGGCTGGCCTTTCGGAAGAAACCCTCAGTAAACTATGCACAAATAGGAATTAAGTTAAATGAATGCAGAAAAGGTAATCAACTGACTCCCTGGAATAAGGGTGAGATGGACACATACCCTTCATAGGAGATTGTTAAACCAGCAACCGAAGCATTTTTGCAGATCAAGAAAAACGTAATGAAGTATAGTAGATACTCTAGCAATGATGTCCAAAAACCAATATGTGCAGCTTTATAAGTATTTATCTTGAATTTCTTCATCATTAGGCCTCCAAAAAAATACCCTGCACATATAATTGGCAAATTATAAACAcctagagagaaaaaaacaaaacaaaaagaagagtACTTTTAACAGCGGTGTGACTTGCAAAGGCCCTTTACCTACACTGGCATCAAAAACCCACAGGAGGAGAGGACAGAATATGTCAATTTTAGGACAGTATTCTACATCTTGATGGAATGTCCCTGCAATTGGTGTAGCTGTCTGATGAGATGTTATACTTAAATGTGATCATAGTTGCAGTAAGAAAGATTTTCACACTTTGTTGAGAATCAGAACGTTACATGTAGTGGTATAGTGGAGTTAGGGACTCTAGGGTTAAAGCAATTGCACTTTCTGATTAGTAAAGGTGATATCTCTTGCCTGTGAAGTTATCTGCAATTTTCTTGGTATCTGTAGGGAGGACGATTTTCCCAGGAAAGATAAAGTGTTTTGAGCAATGTTGTAATGTTGTAATGCAAAACATTATGGAGTGCTTGATCTCAAATGCGCAATTAATTCCACAATTGACCCAGTCCTGGCTAAAGGAAAATTCTGGAACTGGTTTGTGGACATCTGTATAATGTGGATCAACAAATCTGCCTGCGTTTTAAATTTGGAATATGTTTACTAAGACTGCCATATGAATTGTGTACTCTCTATTGTACCACTGAACCTGTGCCATTGTTTGCAACCACATTTTAGACCTTGAGGCACAGCTATCATTTTAAGATTTGTAGTGGTCTTATAAGTGATATCCTATAGTCCATTTGGGCCATGGACAATGTCCACAATGTCAGCAGACACAGGTTTCCATGTGGTCCTCTAGATGCTGCTGAAATGCAAACTCTAGCAGCCCAAGGACACATAGTCAATGGTGAGAAATGTGAGAGCAGCAATTCAACCTTATAGGAAGAACTATATAGTTTCCAATCATGCTCCCTCTTTTCTCTTAACTTTCTCACCTTTAGCAAGCCCTTGACCAAGTTCAATGATCATCAAGACAGCAAGCATGTTGTctagtttgagtgctggactacaaGAAACCAGGGTTTTTATCCTCACTCAGTCCTATAGACTCACTGGataaccctgggcaagtcacactctcttagacTCCGAAGAAAGCAATGACAAACCGCTTCTAAAGAAATCTTATcaggaaaactctgtgataggttcactttagggttgttataagccagaagcaacttgaaggcacacaacaacaaataatcaCTACATGTTTACACTAACAAGTACACTCAGAATTGCATTACCTATTAAAAAAATGGCATCGGAGGCAGATATTCCATACTGCTgctccagatattttggcatAAAGGTGATCATCCCTATCCAGGCATTAAATTGTATCACAGTAACACATACAAAAAGCATGTAAACTCGGTTGCTCAGGAGGCTTTTCAGGTAAGGGATGAAATCTGGAAACCAAAGAACAGAATGATTAACTTCTACTATTTTTCAGACTTTTAGACATAATGCAGACTGGATCTGTGCAATGGAGGGAATCCCACCTTTGGCATGACCATTGGCCATCATGTAGACAAATCCAAAATATCTATTTGGAGGATCAAAAGCCTAAGCCATGTCTACAAGAGCCAAATAAAATGAATTTGCCTTGAATTCAGTGCAAACAATCCACATAATATATGACTGGTTTAACTGCAGAAGTGTTACTTCCAGCTGTTAATCCACCACAAAAAGAATTGCAAGTTATTCCTGCGCTTTCTGTGAGCCTGGTATTTTTGACATGTAGACAGTTGGATTGGACTGGGTGATCCAATGACTAGTATCTACATATTCTCCAGCAGAGCCTTGCTGTTAGCATCAGTGCTGGTGATCACATGGCTGGACAGCTTCATTTGACCTTATGAGAAATGAAGTCATCAGCAAAGTTTTGTCAGGGAGCTACTTTTGGCAGTCACAGC includes these proteins:
- the LOC132775732 gene encoding solute carrier organic anion transporter family member 1A2 isoform X2, whose translation is MKNAKRKPPVICCSKLKIFLVALAFAYLTKTMSGAYVNSMLTQIERRFNIPASLVGVINGSFEIGDLLVMAFVSYLGSKVNRPRVIALGCMLMGLGCFLIGLPHFLMGRYEYENTLSMSENSSTMAVCLTNQSQFSLPTEEHIEECEKQTRSSMWVFVLVGNIIRGIGETPIAPLGISYVEDFAKPENSPFYIGCLQISTVLGPLLGLMVGSYCAQLYVDVGFINPDDVTLSLTDARWVGAWWLGVLICAAVNFLVAVPFWFMSKSLPKEGEENSIDIAGKGNKAFLPKENEGEAKMTLREISKDFIPYLKSLLSNRVYMLFVCVTVIQFNAWIGMITFMPKYLEQQYGISASDAIFLIGVYNLPIICAGYFFGGLMMKKFKINTYKAAHIGFWTSLLEYLLYFITFFLICKNASVAGLTISYEGIDQLSYGETNLYADCNRDCGCSTKQWDPVCGENGIAYVSACLAGCKVSNGTGKYEVLTNCSCISTPGFQYGSGSAVPGQCDRGENCSTMLLYYLILSLVCCLIYSFGAMPGYMVLLRSLKPEEKSFGVGLHSMAERTFAGIPSPIYFGAMIDSACLKWGTKKCGGEGACRMYDTDRYRWLYLGVPAVLRGVSYIPCIFILLILRKQHRNQTSEIKEKEAREENGAAELKDMAEVPNCIHLQPETVETVDHESVNL
- the LOC132775732 gene encoding solute carrier organic anion transporter family member 1A2 isoform X1, with product MSEMEMEANVGESITDTGTDPNHHKGDTAPDSNSEMKNAKRKPPVICCSKLKIFLVALAFAYLTKTMSGAYVNSMLTQIERRFNIPASLVGVINGSFEIGDLLVMAFVSYLGSKVNRPRVIALGCMLMGLGCFLIGLPHFLMGRYEYENTLSMSENSSTMAVCLTNQSQFSLPTEEHIEECEKQTRSSMWVFVLVGNIIRGIGETPIAPLGISYVEDFAKPENSPFYIGCLQISTVLGPLLGLMVGSYCAQLYVDVGFINPDDVTLSLTDARWVGAWWLGVLICAAVNFLVAVPFWFMSKSLPKEGEENSIDIAGKGNKAFLPKENEGEAKMTLREISKDFIPYLKSLLSNRVYMLFVCVTVIQFNAWIGMITFMPKYLEQQYGISASDAIFLIGVYNLPIICAGYFFGGLMMKKFKINTYKAAHIGFWTSLLEYLLYFITFFLICKNASVAGLTISYEGIDQLSYGETNLYADCNRDCGCSTKQWDPVCGENGIAYVSACLAGCKVSNGTGKYEVLTNCSCISTPGFQYGSGSAVPGQCDRGENCSTMLLYYLILSLVCCLIYSFGAMPGYMVLLRSLKPEEKSFGVGLHSMAERTFAGIPSPIYFGAMIDSACLKWGTKKCGGEGACRMYDTDRYRWLYLGVPAVLRGVSYIPCIFILLILRKQHRNQTSEIKEKEAREENGAAELKDMAEVPNCIHLQPETVETVDHESVNL